Within Azoarcus sp. DD4, the genomic segment ATCTGCGCTTCGGCTACGACGACGAGGACGCGCTGGTGACGCTGGCCGGTCAGGTCGGCGCCTGCATCCGCCTGCTGCAGCAGGCGCACGAACAGCCGCTGCTCGAGCAGCCGGACGAGACCGGGGCGGCGGCGGTAGCGGAAGACCCACCGCCGCGGCATGGCGGACAGGCGGTGTCCTTGCGGCACTACGGCGAGAACGACAGCGTCTTCCTCGACGGCGACTACCTCATCAAGGGCGTGGCCGGGTCGATCTTCTGGGCGCTGGTGAGCGATTACGTCGACAAGGGCCGGACGGAGTTTTCCAACCGCGAACTGCGCCTCGATCGCCGCATTCACCTGCCCGACATCAGCGACAATCTGGAAGCGCGGCTCATCCTGCTTGCCCGGAGGCTCGCCGAGCGCAAGGCCCCGTTGCGGCTCGAAAAGACCGGCCGCGGCCGTTTCCGGCTGTGCGTCGACCGTCCGCTGGTGCTGGTCGACGCCGCGCCTTGATGGCGGCCGGCGGCCTTGTGCCGTCCCAGCCTAAGAATTCCTTTCGATATTCCTAAGAGTTTCCTAAGCAGGTATTCGCCCGGCACCGCCGTCGCTACAGTGCGTCGCCATGAACCTGGCAACGAGGAGCCGAGGCATGGATATCAAGGAATACGACGACAGCCCGGAGGCATTGCTGCAGGCAATGCTGCTGATCCGGGCCTACGAGCAGCGCGCGGTGGCGCTGCAGGCGGCACTGGGCGTACCCGGTACCTGCACCGCGGTCGGCCAGGAAGCGTCGGCTGTCGGTGTGGTGGCCGCACTCACGAAAGACGACCTCATCCTCACCAACCACCGCAGCGCGGGCCATCTGCTTGCCCGCGGCGCCGATCCCGGCCGCATGCTGGCCGAAGTGATGGGCAGGCGCGGTGGCTACTGCAAGGGCAAGAGCGGTTCGCTGCACATATCGGCGAAGGAGCTCGGCGTGGTCCTGACATCCACCATCGTCGGCGGCGAACTCGCGCTCGCCACCGGCGTGGCACTGGCGCAGAAGACGCTCGGCCGGCCGGGCGTGGTGGTGTGTTTCTTCGGCGACGGCGCCGCCTGCGAGGGCCGCTTCCACGAATCGCTCAATCTCGCTGCGGTGTGGGGGCTGCCCATCCTCTATGTGTGCGAGAACAACGAGTGGCAGGCTTTCGTCCATCGGCGCGAAACCATGGTCGGCGACAGCATCGCCGGTTGGGCGGCGCCTTACGGCATCGACTATGCCAGCGTGGACGGCAACGACGTCGAGCAGGTCAGGGCGATTGCCGCCGAGGCGGTGGCGACGGTGCGCGCCGGTAGCCGGCCATTCTTGCTGGAGACGCGCACCTACCGGCTGCGCGGCCACTTCGAACCGGACGACCAGGCGTATGTAGACCCGCAGGAGCTGGCCGCCTGGCAGGCGCGCGATCCGCTGCCGCAGATGGAGGCCCGTCTGCTCGCGTCCGGCCTTTGCGATGCCGCCACGATCGCCGCAATGAAGGCCGAGGCGGAGGCGCGTGTCGCTGCCGGCTATGCCTACGCCATCGACTCGCCTTATCCGGGCGTCGCCGAACTTACCACCGACGTCTACGCCTGAGGAGCACGAAGATGGCACAGATCACCGTACAGGAAGCGATCGAGCAGGCGCTGGCCGAAGAAATGCGCCGCGATCCGGGCGTGATGCTGATGGGCGAGGGCGTCGCCACCAAGCGCCGCGGCCTGGTGGAGGCCTTCGGCCCGGAGCGGGTGCGCAACACGCCGCTTGCCGAGGGCATCATCGCCGGTACC encodes:
- a CDS encoding thiamine pyrophosphate-dependent dehydrogenase E1 component subunit alpha — translated: MDIKEYDDSPEALLQAMLLIRAYEQRAVALQAALGVPGTCTAVGQEASAVGVVAALTKDDLILTNHRSAGHLLARGADPGRMLAEVMGRRGGYCKGKSGSLHISAKELGVVLTSTIVGGELALATGVALAQKTLGRPGVVVCFFGDGAACEGRFHESLNLAAVWGLPILYVCENNEWQAFVHRRETMVGDSIAGWAAPYGIDYASVDGNDVEQVRAIAAEAVATVRAGSRPFLLETRTYRLRGHFEPDDQAYVDPQELAAWQARDPLPQMEARLLASGLCDAATIAAMKAEAEARVAAGYAYAIDSPYPGVAELTTDVYA